The sequence below is a genomic window from Plodia interpunctella isolate USDA-ARS_2022_Savannah chromosome 5, ilPloInte3.2, whole genome shotgun sequence.
gggtatGACACATATAAGATTGCATTCATCGATCtttattgtttatgtttttaaataaacgaaatatttatttttcacacgtTAGTGTAAACTTGCTGTGtgttaaattgattttgaacTTCTTTACTACGAATGAGTGATAACgatacaatagaaaaaaacacCAAAACAGCAATCACGCAACCCTATATCGAGGGGTGGAAAGATCTCTGCATTGTTATGTTATCCTAGTAGCGGGGGTCACATGCAAACGCCAGCGTGTCACAAACAAGCTCTTGGGGGCGTTGCACTactgttttaatataattggGAGGTTGAAGTTGTTTGTTAGGGGAACGTGCGTGTCAGCGATTAACTTgacttttgtaatttataaattaaatcaatttaaactgTACGGAGAGTAcagtttaaattgatttaatttataaatttgtgaatgatattaattctaatattattttttctatctgCTACGCAAttgttgtttcatttttatattaatatttgttaatttatattgtcatTTATTGTTTCACACTCCTCAAGATATTTTAAAGCCATTATGCCAAAtcaaaatgtacatatttattttatcgcgGAAAACCATAGTGAATTTTCCGTGCTAAAGAAGTTCGAACCATGCATGAACTGTAAAATGGCAAAAGGTCTCTTGCGAAATGAAACTGTGCCAAATTGAATGAGAGCACCTTTGGCATTTACGTGACCTTTCCAAGGATCGTCTCACAGCGGGTGACGTGTCCGCTTCAGAGGTCGATTTTACTAGGATCACATAAACATAAGGATGTGAATTGCGAAAGCACAAATCTCGTGTGAATCGTCTGATTTTCCGGCAAGCACATACTGCTACGCTTGTAAGGCATACGTTACTAATTTGGTATCTGTAGAAGTTTAAAGTACTAGTAAGTATTCTGTTTTAGTTCCtactaataaattgaattttctaCTTATTAATAAGGTATAGAAATTAACtctacaaaattttcataaaatcgtATGACGCGACGCGATTGATAGTGCTGGGTTGGCGggaattaaatatgtaatatttttttgtagtttcATAGTACTGAAAAGGTAATGCATTACCCTAATgtcagtaaaaaatatgtatttgcgTATACtacaacaattaatttatttatctattcttcaaataaaataaaactttcgatttaaaccaatttttatttaaacacgatttataattaggtatgtctacgtaaataatatcaacgacattactgaaaattatttattcaatattttatttatattcgcAAGTTATTTATAGACTGTTTATAAAAAGAGGTTCTTTTACGGACCGTATAATTTGGATACAAAAGGGCATTGGGAAAACAATTTTCTCCGCCCAGTGGGCGGCCGAGGGCGGTGCTGACGCGGCGTCACGTGGCAAATATACCAGGCTTCCATAAAACAAAggatataacataataatcaaCAAAAGAACGCCGGGACCAACCTCTAAGGAGTTCTACTCTGAGGACACGTGGACTAAGAAAGTACTCACCTTCAGTAACCTTATCCCGAAATAAACGAACTTGAAATAGatatccaaaaataaattttaggaTAACTACTGAATCGTTTGAtcgttatttaaattgttatcagTTTTTAGTTAATACTTATCCGTTTtagttaatgttaaaatataacacaaagaatattattacacatctaaaaagtaaaagtagatatttataatatcattatcatcatacaatttataatatctaaccTATTCATAATTCAATGGactatagaaataagttaGAGAGTGCTTATAAGATCAATAAGATTAAGATCTTATAATAAGATCAAACagtgttaattaaatatttttatttagaatcgaaattttgtccaaatatatatggctttattttacattttttaaacttttattatggcTTTCTTGTACATGTATTCTCAGTGTTGCCTGCTCCGCCCTATCCCGCCCAGAGAGTTATATAGGGCGGCAACAATTTTCCACGGGCGTCCCAAGGACCAGGATACACTATTCATAGAGGctaagaataaattattatacgaAAACTGTACATGTGAACATTGAAGAGAGACAAAACACTGTAACACCAGCACGCATgcgtataataaaaaatcatgcaATAGTAGCCCTAATAacttagtaggtactataattgtaatacacaatattcgttttatttttttctcataataatatattaggtaggtatctgctgaagaaaaatatcggaggaaataaaaaagttcaaaGACATTCTTTCAGATATATAATGACTGATAAATATAAAGGAATAATTCACCAATTGCgttcttttgaaaataaacaaagttaatgaaaaaatgttgtttattttcagaaagAACGCAATTGGTGAATTATtcctttgtatttatttttatttacatagccAAAACGCAGAATCACTATTCTGCGTTTTGgctatgtatataaaatatacttatatttctgGTTCTAGCGTGGGTTTCAGTTGAAACCTTACGAATACTCAGGAAATTGAATACATGTTGGAAGTTTATTGTGGCacctactattataaaattaaaattacaatcacGTATTTAACACGaccttgtaataaaatctaatgaaAATGACGTCCCACGCTGACGCAGGCTTTTGCTGCTTGCATATTTTACTTTACGTAACGCGCTGGGCGATTTTCGGGTGATATTTCACGGGTCGTGACTATGGAGTGGGTATTGAGCATTGGGCGGCGTCGCGTCGTACGGCGTCGTAGGTCGTGACGCGGCGCCTAGTGACGTCACTGCGAGGGTGGAGGGTGCGACAGCCGGTAGGGCAAGGGTAGATGCCCCCCAGTGAAAGTCAGCTCAACGGCGTCAGTGCCGCCTGGGTCGCCAATCGGTTCGCATGTGTTAAGCCTCCGCGCTCCCGTCACTCGGAAAAATAACCTCCAATCTCCATGCATTACACTAAACAACTACTGAAGCCATCAAATCGACACATAAGGTTTGAGAGATATTGACGCTGACTACTCGGACGGTCAGTAAATTTAACTTGTGTTcttagttaatttatatatatatattagattttCCGGAAGCAAAgttatatgtacttacttcaatattatatttttattatatttttttacaatcacCAAAAGCTTACGCTAATACAAGATAAAAAGTCAAGCATATGGAAATATAGATGTCATATTGAGAGTCCAGTGCACGAAAAATGAGTCAATATGTGAAGCTGTATAAATAGACTCAAATAACCCAGTTAAAGCGACCATGAAACAGTGGCTGGCGGAACAAAGTTTCTGGAAATCGTGCGATTAATCCGCAAACAGCGGGGTTTCATATTTCCAAAAGAAACGAATCATTAGTTTAATTGATAAGTTTGTTGTGTTGATGTCGGTGTGAGATGACCGACAAGATCAGACCAACAACTTgtgttaaactttttatttacaatccAATTTCAGCTGCGGTACGCGAAAGCGGCTAAAAATATCTGGGGTTCGCGCGCTCGCGGCGTGGCCGCGGCCGGTGCGAGTTTTCACTCAATACACTATTTCTGTCTGTTGAGAAGCAACAAGATATTCTACATGCACAATATTTGGAACCAATTTTTCAGTGGACAATGAAAAAAGTGCGTAAAAAGAAGATAACTGTCGCGAGGCGACGCTGACTGTCAGtgtttaaagtaaaagtttttgtgtttaccCATTTACGGCGTAAATCTataaaagtaagtacctacataataaagCATACCTATtagattcaaaattttaaaccaCCTAGCTTTCATCTAAAATGTATATCTACAAACTCCGTAACGGTTATAACTATTTATCAGAAACAAACCCAAATGTTATTGACCCGCTAATAAAGTAATCAATTAACGTCAATATTTTTCCTGTagatcataaaattaattaaaagtcaCGTAACGATCACGCCaggaatattttctttaataaatgcAGAATTTCACTACAGCATAGAGTAGcagtgtttttataaatagagtAACTAAAGTAGTACAACTGAAGTAGACACACAGTAGGTAGTAAGGATGATAAATATTCACgccaaaaatatgttttatatgtatctcTTCAAAGCACTTTATTTGGTGGTGGCgtggtgattttttttattctatttgcATATCCGCCACCAATAGGTACCGAAACTAACATTGCCGTACTGTAACTCCCATAgacactaaatatttttattttattcatttacgtctattacttttttatttcgttttatttcactttaaataataactttaaaaggAGTTACGAAAACGGCGTATATTTTACCTTTTTCGTAGTtggttacaaaaattattcgaaactgaaaaaatattgccacAATAACCACAAATGTCGTAAGAAGGCTTCACCTAGGTCTAGCCAATTAAACCTAGGTGTATCCGCACTTCCGGGATTAGCTGTAACACTTGTGGTGTTATTatgtactaatttattttttgggcaataaagatattttgtattgtcttATTCTACATTCGTAAAGAACAAGAGTGCGTAGGCATATATactttaacaaatttaatttcaaaagtatagttttaaaaaatctaaccACTACTACTGTAGACTTTATGgagtttcaaaaattctacAGAGAGAAGCTTCGGGGCATAACTGaaacaatacttattttacattgatttgacttttttatattgcttctataaatttcttttatttatggttCTATGGCTTCCTACATCTTCTTTACTTATTAGTTAGCTAGTTACACTAGAGGACCATAAATCTGATGTgtagaataaaacaaagaccactgcaatatactttttattaattaaaataacaacattaaTATACTTTCAACACAAAATTCAACACAAAATTACTacttgtatattaaaataaaataatctgcAATAACAAGTTACATATATGTTACAGTATAAATGATAAAGCCTACTTAATTTTGAGCATATTGAAGGATAATGGAACtatttttcaatgtttatCTACCAATAATTTATCGCCCAAAAAGGCATTAATTTCCTACAGTTTAACTATGCATGCAGTGTATGTAAGTGGGTTGGTTCATGGAAGACCATATTGAGCTAATtcaatacattacaaaattatataagttttaagaaatataatacattacaatttgatacatcttaaaattacataaatttaatttaaataatttaaagttaatttaaaatgtatcaaatgttttgaatattttacaaaaaaagatatttgttcttaatattagaaactatttagttacaaaaacaataactgatttaaacaacaaacaaacaacaaaaattacactattttgttttatttggaaataGAACTACATTCAGtatcaacaaaaacaatatcaattatatcaaaatatttctctCTTACTACAAGCTACATATAATCTGCTATTTATATCTAAGTAAAGTTTTCCAAACCATTTTCTTGTGACTTCTTAGCACCAGTTTtcacttatatttaaaaattatttacttattaaaggGTCTAGATATTCAGTCACTTGAGGCCATATTTCATCTGATGTGCGCCCTTCAAATTCCTTAAGTATACCTTTCTTTCTATAAAATTCTATGACCGGCCTAGTGATGCTCTCATATATCTCTAGTCGTTTCTGTACAGCCTCAGGCTTATCATCAGGCCTCTGAACTAATACTTCTCCAGTATCATCATCTTTTCCAGCAACTTTTGGTGTATTAAAACCAATATTATACACCCTTCCAGATGGTAAATGGACCCATCTGTTTTTGACTCTATCAATGATAACCTCAAAAGGCACtactaaatttaatacaatatccaCTGGCTGCACCTTCCATAAGGCTTCAGCTTGACTGACAGTCCTTGGGAAACCATCAAGTAACCATGGATGAGTTCccactttatttaattcagtCAGCATAAACTTTATCATAACATCATCGGGAACCAATTTTCCttcgtttaaatatttttttaccactTTTCCCAGTtctgtttgtttttcaatGTGATCTCGAAGTTTGTCCCCACTTGAAACATGTTCGACAGCATATTTCTTTACTATTCTTGATGATATAGTGCCTTTTCCAGATGCCGGTGCACCCAGTATTAAGGTTTTGAGTATTTTACTTTTCACAGTCATTTCTGTTTAATTTAACTACTATCAGCGTATTCTTTACAGATACAGGCCAAACTGTACTTTGATCTTTGTACAAGTTATGACATTCGTATTAGAACAATCATGTAGCTAAGATTAACTCAGTATTATGTAGTATATATGTAgcaaaattaagataaaaatatatgtattatgtaagttttgtgatagaaataaaaaatactagattTTCTTACTTAAAATTGCACCATTCGTATAATTCCGTCAAAATGCACActgtaatatacttattttattattcatatatatataggcatgttgttactaaataaatacaactcCTTTTTGTCtaaaacacaattaaaattgtaatttaattcaaaacaatacaaaacacCTGCACAGCACTTCGAATAACCACGAAATGTTATGACTTGTGTTGGGTGAtggtgaatgaatgaaatgaataggtagctaggtacctaatttaatgtcaaatgtcaaaaaGAAGACGGCGAGCGCATGCGTATATTTAGGTGCGTTCACGAAGATAgctgccgccgccgccgcgaaGCTAATCTAAAAGCGTCTCGCATCatacatgtataaaatatcttatccCTAAATAATCTTTCTTTTACTTCTTATTATGACTGGTTTGACTTGTTAAAAGttccaaacaaaatatttacaatattaaaatagccAATTTATAACGCTACGAGTTAGTTTCAGGTCGTGGCTTCAGGTTTACCTTTCTATTTCAGGATGGCGCTAGTGATGCTTCCGTGTGACCTTCCCTGGTGGACTACCGTACAACGACACTTAAAACATCTTCTTTTGGCTTCATCTCCTTCGAAACTAACTGGCAACATGCTGAAAATACATGACATGTGCAAGTAAGTATTATATCCttgatcaataaatatataatctatttaatCTTACCGTGTAGATTGtttcaaaactttaatattttgaattttcaacCTGTTGCTtgcctgatgtcaaccttTCTTGGGTTGCTTTTTACCTATCATCAGAGCTATTTGACCTTTtagcctcgtacgacatccacggcaGTATGAAGTCCTCTTATCTAGATAACAACGCGCTAAGATGGTGCCTCGCCATGAAAAAGTCCCGCAGCACTATTAATTATGAACAGAACGGCCACGTTGTTGTCAGCGAGTCTAGCGCCGCGTCTGCGGAAAATCTTTCGTGACGCGCACTTTCGTAATGATTTTatcatgataaaataataatatacaactaAAACCGCATAATTTCAACAGCATAGGTATTGACCCTGACGACGACGTAAAGGATCCAGATCTCATGAAGGGCTTAGAGCAGTTCTTAGAAGAAGAAATGTCAGAGAATGAACGGATCCACTTTCTGGACAATACAATTAGGATAATGGTCAATCGAGCGTTGCACTTGAAGAGATGGAGACCTCCGAAAGGACTCATGTTCAGTTTACAGCAACAAAGTATGTGTCTATTCAGTCAAAACAcgaaaaaatctttattattacacCCTACGaactattatataacattGGCCTCAGCCTCAAAGATGATATCATTTTATCTCTATATTATTAATCTAACCTAAATCTACATGGGCCGTATTTCAAATAGAAGCTTTGGCAAAATTGtttaagaataatttaatagcacttattacattttaattatgtaggtacctacatggCATTGGAAACATTCAAcgatgtaagtaggtacttttctAGACtgtaggtatacctatattCCTAGATGTACCTACTCGTACCTAGATAGTTATGGTATAGTATAAGTCCTGAATCACAGACGCGTACCTAATTATGCTCGTATTTTAGGAAGCCTCTTATTTCGTTCTCATGAGTTTATGACTCGCATAAAGACATTCCAGATATTAGTATGATAATGACGTAAACTCGGATCGTCATTGCAGCTTATCGTCCATCATTAGAATTACGCTCATAAATACTTACCAGAAGTAGACCTTGgtacaaaggtcgtctgcGTACCACACTCTCATCTATTTCTGCCGCCAAATAACAGTGCTCCGGTTTGAAGGGAGACagaggcagtgtaattacagggtatCTACCTACAGTGGCAAAAGATCCTGGGCCACAAAGTAGACTACCGCGTGTGACTTCCCTGGTGTTGCGTCGTTACCATTTAGCATCGGTCAGCTAAAGTCTGCATGTTTGcttaataatacaaaagttGCACTAATTGACAGTtaaagttcactagtgtgtatgtgatTACTTGCCACCAAATgtggtaggtagtcgtaagtCATCTCAGATgcatttaggcgacttgaataagtaaaatctgagaccagtgttagtaattaaCACTATCGAAAAGTAAGAAAGATAGATCGTATAAAAACGGAAAaccttcaaaaattatttttgcccATTTTCAGGTGATACCACCGAACTGGATTACAATTTTGTGTCATCACTAATCGCTCACGCATTTTTCTCTACTTTCCCCAAGAGAACGCTCAAAACACACCCGACACTACAAGATTTCAACTTTAcgcatttttttaagagtttaCATAGGTAAATATGAGTCTGATTAAAACGCAAAACGAACCTTCtacgattaatttatttaaatatacttaataattatttttatttcagaaaatcacaaagaaataaattaaaaagcttACTTCACTACTATGAATGGTTagataagaataataatgaaggaaacattaaaataagcCGACAGGTAACTACTCGTATTATCAactaataaatctttaaaaattaagcaCGTGATGAGTCTTCTAATTTTCCATTCAAGGTTATGACGTCAAAGCAATGGCTAACAATTGAAGACTGGTTGGAATGCACGCTCCCTCTTTGCAAGTTGCTGGTACGACACGAAGGTCGTCCAGAAAGATGCGAAAACGACGATGCTCTAAGAGTCTGTTTTTCATCCAGCAGGGTCGGCGGTGATGTACTCATAGACGGAGAGTCTCAGGTAAAAAAACACGGacagattaattataaaaatattatcatgttattatatagataatggCCATACATAGATGATGTAATTGTAAGTAAccattaatacatataaaattgaaaaaaaaacctagtTAATTCCTATTTTTGAATGTGATATGTAAAAAGTTCATCTTTGCATCGATGACCCAGTACCTGAGATTTACTAAAGTGTACAATTTCATTGTGTAAGCTAATTGTATGACAAGCAACTCTGCCGTGGCCTTTAATCGAAAATGTTCTGttaacttgattttttttccgaGGTACCAAATTATTTGGCAAATATCGATGCGAATGGTTGTGGCAAACCCCTGAGGTATTCAATCGGCTGCAAGTATGCACGGTGTTATGTAGATTGGTGGTGCGACATGTAGGTCGGTCTGGACGCTGGTTTGTGCTGAGCGGCTGGTTCGTGCCACATATGAGGGGTCCACAAACCCATAATTCGTCTAGCATAATTCTGaaagtgttaaaaattaactaaatttcatGGATCGATTCAGCGATACGcggaaaaatattgcaatatttttcctGCAGCCAGTTCTCTCATCTGTGCGTTTGCCTGGTTGCTTCTTCAGCCGTTGACAATTGGcacgcatatattttttacctgcGGCCTTGTTGATGTCGACCATTGAACAATAAGGCTCAGTaaacgtctgtctgtttgccaCCTTAGGTAATCAAAATACTGTACTTACATGTCCATAGACACTAAAACTGCaactgtataaatatttatgaaaatacctACGACTATCGATATCTTTTATCAAAAATCGAAAGAAGATAACAGCACACCTCGCGTCATCTCTAGAATTTGCGACCGCTTGCATCATGAAATTTTATGACCAATTACGTAATGACATGAACTGagattttttatcatattttactatgtaaaatcgttatttctattttacagGAGTCTCTGTCAATGTTTATGATGCCTGAACTATTGCCAGTAATGCTATCCGTAGAAGCACTAGAGGATAATGAAGTATTGAAAGTGGAGGGCGTAAGGACGTTCAGCAGAATTTCcgagaaaaaacaaaaaactaaaatagagTTACTCGA
It includes:
- the Ak3 gene encoding GTP:AMP phosphotransferase AK3, mitochondrial is translated as MTVKSKILKTLILGAPASGKGTISSRIVKKYAVEHVSSGDKLRDHIEKQTELGKVVKKYLNEGKLVPDDVMIKFMLTELNKVGTHPWLLDGFPRTVSQAEALWKVQPVDIVLNLVVPFEVIIDRVKNRWVHLPSGRVYNIGFNTPKVAGKDDDTGEVLVQRPDDKPEAVQKRLEIYESITRPVIEFYRKKGILKEFEGRTSDEIWPQVTEYLDPLISK